atcaagatctatagagatagatcaagacgcctcataggtctttcacaaagcacataccttgataagatattgaaaaagttcaatatggatcaatctaagaaggggttcttgcctgtgttacaaggtatgaaattgagctcagctcaatgtccgaccacggcagaagatatagaagagatgagtgtcatcccctatgcctcagccataggttctattatgtatgccatgttgtgtaccagacctgatgtaaaccttgccgtaagtttggtaggaaggtaccaaagtaatcccgacaaggaacactggacagcggtcaataatatcctgaagtacctgaaaaggactaaggaaatgtttctcgtttatggaggagacgaagagctcgtcgtaaagggttacgtcgacgctagcttcgacacagatctggatgactctaagtcacaaaccggatacatgtatattttgaatggtggggcagtaagctggtgcagttgcaagcagagcgtcgtggcgggatctacatgtgaagcggagtacatggcagcctcggaggcagcgcatgaagcaatttgggtgaaggagttcatcaccgacctaggagtcatacccaatgcgtcggggccaatcaaactcttttgtgacaacactggagctattgcacttgccaaggagcccaggtttcacaagaagacaaggcacatcaagcgtcgcttcaacttcattcgtgaaaatgttcaagatggagacacagatatttgtaaagtgcatacggacctgaatgtagtagatccgttgactaaacctctccctagggcaaaacatgatcaacaccagaattccatgggtgttcgattcatcacaatgtaactagattattgactctagtgcaagtgggagactgttggaaatatgccctagaggcaataataaaatcatcattattatatttccttgttcatgataattgtctttattcatgctataattgtattatccggaaatcgtaatacatgtgtgaataatagacaccaacatgtccctagtaagcctctagttgactagctcgttgatcaacggatagtcatagtttcctgactatggacattggatgtcattgataacgagatcacatcattaggagaatgatgtgatggacaagacccaatcctaaacatagcacaatatcatatagttcgtttgctagagttttccaatgtcaagtatcttttccttagaccatgagatcgtgtaactcccggataccgtaggagtgctttgggtatatcaaatgtcacaacgtaactaggtgactataaaggtatactacgggtatcttcgaaagtgtctgttgggttgacacggatcaagactgggatttgtcactccgtatgacagagaggtatcactgggcccactcggtaatgcatcatcataatgagctcaaagtgaccaagtgtctggtcacgggatcatgcattacggtacgagtaaagtgacttgccggtaacgagattgaacgaggtattgggataccgacgatcagatctcgggcaagtaacatatcgattgacaaaggaaattgtatacggggttgcttgaatcctcgacatcgtggttcatccgatgagatcatcgaggagcatgtgggagccaacatgggtatccagatcccgctgttggttattgaccggagagcgatctcggtcatgtctacatgtctcccgaacccgtagggtctacacacttaaggttcggtgacgctagggttgtagggatatgtatatgcagtaacctgaatgttgtttggagtcccggatgagatcccggacgtcacgaggagttccggaatggtccggaggtaaagatttatatatgggaagtcctgtttcggccatcgggacaagtttcggggtcatcggtattgtaccgggaccaccggaagggtcccgggggtccaccgggtgggtccacctgccccgggggccacatgggctgtagggggtgcgccttggcctacatgggccaagggcaccagccccaagaggcccatgcgcctagggttcacaaaagggaagagtcccactagtggaaggcacctcctaggtgccttggggggagggaaacctcccttggccgccgcccccctaggagattggatctcctagggccgacgcccccctttggccctcctatatatagtgggggaaggagggcttttcatccatgcctttggttgcctccttctccctctccaacacctcctcctcctccatagcgcttggcgaagccctgacggagtactgcagctccatcaccaccacgccgtcgtgctgctgctggagccatcttcctcaacctctccttccctcttgctggatcaagaagaaggagacgttacgctgaccgtatgtgtgttgaacgcggaggtgccgtccgttcggtgctaggatctccggtgatttggatcacgtcgtgttcgactacctcatccccgttctttgaacgcttccactcgcgatctacaaaggtatgtagatgcatccgatcactcgttactagatgaactcatagatggatcttggtgaaaccgtaggaaaatttttgttttctgcaacattccccaacaatatgccctagaggcaataataaaatgattattatatttccttgttcatgataattgtctattattcatgctttaattgtattatccggaaatcgtaatacatgtgtgaatacatagaccacaatgtgtccctagtgagcctctagttgactagctcgttgatcaactgatagtcatggtttcctggctatggacatggggatgtcattgataatgggatcacgtcattaggagaatgatgtgatggacaagacccaatcctaaacatagcacaagatcgtatagttcgtttgctagagtttttccaatgtcaagtatcttttccttagaccatgagatcgtgtaactcccggataccgtaggagtgctctgggtgtaccaaacgtcacaacgtaactgggtgactataaaggtatactacgggtatcttcgaaagtgtctgttgggttgacatggatcaagactgggatttgtcactccgtatgacggagaggtatctctgggcccactcggtacatcatcataatgagctcaaagtgaccaagtgtctggtcacgggatcatgcattacggtacgagtaaagtgacttgccggtaacgagattgaacgaggtattgggataccgatgatcgaatctcgggcaagtaacgtaccgattgacaaagggaattgtatacggggttgcttgaatcctcgacatcatggttcatccgatgagatcatcgaggagcatgtgggagccaacatgggtatccagatcccgctgttggttattgaccggagagccgtctcggtcatgtctacatgtctcccgaacccctagggtctacacacttaaggttcggtgacgctagggttgtagagatatgaatatgcagtaacccaaaagttgtttggagtcccggatgagatcctggacgtcacgaggagttccggaatggtccgtaggtgaagaattatatataggatgtgcagtttcggccatcgggagagtttcgggggtcaccggtattgtaccgggaccaccggaagggtcccgggggtccaccgggtggggccacccatcccggagggccccatgggccaaagtggggaggggaaccagcccatagtgggctggtgcgccccccttggcccaccccatgcgcctagggttgggaaccctagggtgggggggcggcccacctggcttgggggcactccaccccttggccgccgccctcacCCCCGCCCCCTAGGagttcccatctcctagggccggcgcaccccctagggggcctatataaagggggggagggaggggcagccgcacccttgagtcttggcgcctccctctcccctgctacacctctccctctcgcagtataacggcgaagccctgctgcggtgacgccctgcatccaccaccacgccatcgtgctgctggatcttcatcaacctctcctccccccttgctgtatcaagaaggaggagacggcacgctgaccgtacgtgtgttgaacacggaggtgccgtccgttcggcgctaggatctccggtgatttggatcacgtcgattacgacttcctcatccccgtccttgaacgcttccgcgcgtgatctacaaaggtacgtagatgcaatccgatcactcgttgctagatgaactcatagatggatcttgatgaaaccgtaggaaaatttttgttttctgcaacgttccccaacattttcatGATCTTTCCAGTGTATTCCTTGACTCTCGTGCTGAGTGGTTGTTGCCATGTTTCATGCCTAGAACAGGCTGGAGGCATTGCTTGTGCTCACTGATAGATCTTCTCGAGAATTCTGTGAGCAAGTACAGATCTCACATTGAAGATATTCTTGAAAAAATGGCCAGAGAAAACGAGAGCTCTAAGCAGGATAGTGAGAAACCTTGTTGTGTTTTGGCATCAGAGCCTCCTGCAGCAGAGCAAGAAAAGAATCCACGTTATCCTTTACATTCCAGTCTCAAGTCCAAAGATCATCTTACTGTACCTCTCCCGGTGTTCCGGAAGCCAGTACAGAACATGCCTGAAGAAGGGGAAAAAGAATACCACAAGGGGGGATGGTGTGATTCTGAAGCACTGAAGGAAGCACTCCGAGTACTGCCTTTCAAAGGTTATTTGAAAGATAGTTTCAACAAACTCTCGGGGGATTTGTGCGATTGCATTGAGACATTGTACCATGATCATCCAAGAAATTCAGAAACAAGACGCAGTTTTCAGTGTATGCTAGAAGTGGTTGAGTTGATCAAAATTCTTCCTGCTTTAATAAACTGTGACAAGGATAATAGTGATATATGGTCTGATGAACTTCTTGAGAGAAAGATACAAGATGGTGGTGACCCTACTTTGTGGCGTGAGGAGCTCACCTGTGTGCAGACTAACACATGCAATAAATCTAAGTTCAGGTTGGCCAGATCCCTGTGTGTGCAAGAACTAAGATATCTTGTTGATAACCTGGACCTTCCAAATTGTTACAGCATAAAAGAAATTCAATTCTACCTGTTGCAAAGAGTGAAATGCATTCTCTGTACAGTTTCCAGCTCATTCAGGTTGTACAATGTGCCCATGGACAATTCTCCTTCAGATATATGCTGGTTGGTCAAGAAGTCTGAAAAGTTGACTCTTGACTTGCTGATTGTCGATGAGGCTGCACAGCTTAAAGAGTGTGAAACCTTAATTCCTTTGCAGCTGCCAGGCATAAGGCAGGCTGTTTTTATCGGAGACGAATATCAGTTACCTGCTCTGGTGAAAAGCAAAGTAAGCTATATATGTTGACTATTCTCTgctttcatttatttatttcttttgaaAGTGATGTATTTTGACATGTAATGTGATTATGTAGATATCTGACAATGCTAAATTTGGGCGAAGTGTTTTTGAGAGGTTAAGTATGCTGGGTTATTGTAAGCACCTTCTCAATGTGCAATACAGGATGCATCCAAAAATAAGCAAGTTTCCAGTTGTTACATTTTATGATGGCAAGATATCTGATGGTCCCAATGTCACTACTAAGAGCTATGAGAAGAGGTTTTTAGCAAGCAAAATCTTTGGGTCATACTCATTCATAAATGTAGATGGAGGACATGAAACAACTGAGAAGCACGGGCATGGCTGGAAAAACACAATTGAAGCTGCTGCAGTTTCGAGGATAGTGCAGAGGTTGTTCAAAGGTAACCAACAGTATTCAGTCGTGGTACTCTATTTTTTGTAAAGAACCTCCATTGATAAATATATGAGGTTGTGTTTTGGTTTGTCACATAGCGAAAGTCATGAAAGCAAGAGATTATTTGAGGGAAATGACAGTGTTACCCATGGTATTAATGTGCTGCGAATAAGAGAGATAAGTCTATGAATTTGCAGTCATAAATGTTGTGCGAGGGGGGAAGAGAAATGTGAGCTAAAGAGAGAAAATGTTGGTACAATATTTTTGAGAGGAAGGAGAAATAATTAGTATGCTGTTCTGTGATGTACGTACATACAATCTGAGCCACTAGTAGCTTGTCCTTGGTTCACTGCTTGTATAATAGTTCTTTTCCCTCAATTGCAGAGTCATTCTCTACAGGAATCAAAATCTCCGTTGGTGTTGTGTCCCCATATAATGGTCAAGTTAGAGAAATCTCTGAGAAACTTGGGAAATCCTACGATAGGTACGACGGTTTCTCGGTGAAAGTGAAATCTGTGGATGGTTTCCAAGGTGCGGAGGAAGATATCATTATCATATCAACAGTGAGGAGCAATAAAGCTGGTTCTGTTGGATTTCTCACAAACATGCAGCGGACCAATGTGGCTCTCACGAGAGCTAAGTAAGTTTTTTGGTAGCTCGATTCCAGGGTATCTGCAAAAATGATTTTAAATTATATACTCCTTGTGGTCTTCCAAATTTAACTTGGACAGTTAATTCTTCTATAATACGGTGCTAAATATGAATCCACCAGTATCACTTTTATGCCACAAAACTTCCATATAGTTGGAATTACTGTTGGTTTAAAGCTACATAGTTTGAATGATATTCAAAGGCTCTTTATTGCCATCAGGAGTAACTTATTTGTTGTTGATCTTGCCAGGCACTGTTTATGGATAGTAGGAAATGGGACGACTTTATCCAACAGCAAGTCTGTTTGGCAGAAGATAGTCAAAGATGCGCAAGACCGGGATTGCTATTTTGATGCCGATGAGGACAAAGATTTGTCAAATGCAGTATTCAAGGCTGTCATCGAGCTCGACGATGCTGATAATCTAGTGGAAAAAATGGACTCGCTTGATATAGGCAAGCCAAGGTCTCAGGTATAACCAAAAGCCTTTCTGAAAATAGCTCATCATACGGACATGTCATATAAAAGCGCTGACAAATACGGTTGCTGGCAAGTGTGAGCTAACGTTTTTCATGTTTTATATGCAGAAATCAAGGTCCAAATACCGTTCATGAGATGTCAGGAGCCCCGAAATAGTACGGGTTGTTGTTTGTGTCACCTGGGCTTTGCTGAAGAAACTTCCACCTGCGTTGGTATGGCATGGCTGCTGTCGTGAGATGCCGTGTATTTTGTTGAACCTATGTAGCTTGATGCACGTTTGATCGCTGAAGCTCAGTTGCATTCTGCTAAGAGCCTAAGACTGATAGAACTTTTATCCTGGACAAGACGTTGTTAATTACAGTACTGTAGGAGTATCATGCAGCTGGAATGTGGCACGAAACAGCTTATTATCTCTTTCTCGCTTTTGAACTGCCGAAACAGCTTCTCACCATATATTCAGTGGTTCAGACTTTATTCATCACACATGACACGTGCACTTCATTATTTTGGGGTAAGCTATATATAGAGCGGGTCGCCGGAGTGCACCACGGGCGCGGTCACGCGCGCTCAGCAGTCGATGTGGATGCTGCGCCAGCCGAAGTCGCCGCAGGCCTGGGTGTCCTCGAACACCTGGTACGGCGTGCCGGCGCAGCCGTGCTCGCTGTAGAGCGTCGCCGTCTCGCCGCGGAAGTTGAACTCGTGGCCGCCGTGGAAGTGGACGGGGCTGCACCCGCAGGTCCCCGCGCTCGACATGCGCCCCGTGCACGCGGGCCCGTCCCACGACGAGAAGTAGCTCCTCggccccgtcccgtccgtcgccgccacgGTGATCGCGGCCGCGGCCAGAATGGCGACGGCCATCGCCGCGGCAATCATCTTTGCGGCCATGATAACAGTGCTAAGGGTAGAAATGGCGATACCTTTTCCCTTCTTTTCGTATCGCACGGCATCATGCGTGTTCGGTTCTTGGTTTTATAGGTGAAGCCAAAAGGGAAGGTGGTCGAGTTCCTAGGGCTTGACGGTTTATTGTGTTGTGATTTTTCGTTGTGTCTGTCGATCTAGAGAGCTTACATCGTTGCGTACGTGTCTGTGTAGTTCTCTGTTTACCTTTGCTGTTGTCATCAACGAGTCAACGTATATAGGGCGATACTAATGTTACAAACCTGCAACAAGGCTTGGAAAACTACAACTGAAAATGAACAATCGTGCATACCTATCTATTGAAAAGAAATTCACGTGCGAACTAGCgtgatggttaggaggacagtgataGCCTCAGTCCACCAGGGTTTAAGTCCTAGACTTGACATTAGTACTCGCATTATTTCTGTATTTATTTCAGCCTTTTAGTGATGTTTTTTCGGTGGGAGGAAATGTTTCCGTCGACTGCAAGGCGTCCGTGGTAACTTCATAAAATCTCAAAATGCTATGTCGGTCCAGTCTCTCGgatgtgctcataggggtagagtgTGCATGCATGTGCTCATATGGATGAATGTATGTGAGCGACTTCGATTGTACCGTATTAAAAAAATCCACGTCTTCTATTTCAAAAGTATATTTTTGTTAAAAATGAAATAAATTACACTTTAGAACAAGAATAACACTGGGTCAATTATACAAAAATATTCTGAGAAAGACGAAGCATCACAATTATTGCATTCTTACTGCAATCTCTCCTGCTAGGTCATGTGGATCCCTCCACTGGGGAGGCAGGAGTCCTTAATTCATGATGTTGAGGGGGGACTCGATATAAAAAATCTAAATGAAATTTTACTGTTTATCTCTCAAGGTAAGAGTTTCGAAGTCTTGATCCCTTGACGCATTGAAGGCGTATCCCTCCACAAATAAAGGCCCCCTCACTCCTTAACCAGCTTAGTAAAGTTTCCATTAAGGTAATCATTTTATATTTTGTGTAAACCCTTTTGCTCTTCATTTTATATATCAACTGACTCAAACCCACATATGTAACTTATTTTCTACTCTTCTATCAATGAAAGGTACACAGACTTTGTGTATTCGTGAAAAAACTCCTTTTGAGGGTTTCTGAAAGTGAAAACCAAACCATATGCAAGCTACACTATGGAAATGAAGTGGTTTTGTATTGCCGTTTGTCTTTTTTAGTTTGAGTTATTATGATAAGGATCCTACATGAGAAGCCTCTTGGGTAGTTCTCTGGTAGGTTTTTGCACAACCATCGTAGACCAACCAGAGCCTATGGTCGTAGAGAAGTGTTCTCCTCAAGTGAAACTGCCTGGGAAAATGATAAAAAAGAACATCAGATATAATTGAGAATAAAGACATCTATGAAAAGATATAAATGCCCTTAAGAAAGTTAACTAGAACTAATATTCAAAAAAAAGTTAACTAGAACTATGGTGAGTATTGAGTAGGAATTTCAGATCCCGTCGACCCAATATGGTGAGATCTCATGTGGGCTTTTTCACATGCATAATTGCATAACGAGGCAGATCTTTTTTCATGCATGATTGCATGGTGAGGTGGCATGTTTATAAACTGAGAAGAATATGTTTGTGGGAATAActtgttttgttatttttgcaaAAACAAACTTGCAATATATTCATCAAACATCATGGCACTACAAAGAATACGAGAAATAATAAAATTACCTCCATGTCCATAGATCACCTagcaatgactacaagcactggagcgagccgaaagCGCACCGTCGTCGTTATCGCCACTCCCTCACCGGAGCCGGGAaaaccttattgtagtagatagtcgggaagtTGTAGCGCTCAGACCCCAAATGAACAACGCACTAGAACAACAACCACCACGATGAAGAGAAGTGTAAATCGGAAGAATCCAATCCGTCGACATATGAATGCAAACGAACGAAGGCTGGATCCATGCAGATTCACCAAAGACAAACACGgaccgaatcccgtgagatccgctaGAGAagcacctccacacgccctccgatgaCGTGATGCGTCGCTGGGACGGGGACTAAGCggggagaatcttattccatcttcagggagtcgtCACTATTCCGCCTTCCTAAACAGGACACAGACCCTAAACAAACTAAAAAAACACCTAAAGACTAAGTATGAGCCCTTCCACCGGCAAGAGCCGGGATCCACTGCACTTCCATGGCCCTACGGCCGCAGGAGACGAGGCAGATCGATGACAACACCTGTGGGAGACGACCAAACCCTAAATGCCTGAGGGTCTTTCTTTCTTTCTCAGGAAGAAAGAAAACACATGTATGTCTCACTTATTTTGTAATATGTCGAACTTATTTTTTAATATTGTATAGTAAGTATTATCGGAAGCACTATTACTAAAGCAATAGAGCTCAAACCAAATTATGTTTTTGCTATCTATGTAAAATCTTGCCTTTTGCTATCTACACAAGTTTAGATCGTATATGGTAGCTCGTTTATGGACGGAAATTCACTGGAGGTGCGGGGACACTCACCTGCCAAGTGTTGCTCGGACGCTTGTGTCTCTTGATTCGCGAAATAGTTGGATCTCGCACGAGTTCATAGTAAGATTTAAGTTTCAGTTGTTGAAACTTATGATTTTTCATCTAAAATTTGTGTCTTTCTCGCTCGCTCTTACTAAGTTTCATGGATAAAATTTTAAGAGATTTTTCTTGTCGGTTGTTGGCACAAAAAATTGTGAGTTTATCGATTGCTCGTACTAAGTTTCAAGAATAGTTGAAACttaacatttatttttaaaatttgtcAAAGCGTATTtaaaatggatcttatttgaaagcCCTCATTATGAGAAACACGAATATGAACATAAAACTTAATTTGGACTTTTCATTCAAAAGATATAAAAAATTTAAAATTGGAAGCCAAAATAAAAGCACACCCAAGGGATATGCGTGCCGTGAGGCCTGCGTGCCACAATCCTCCCCATATTTACGGAAACTACTACAGAGAATTGAGTTTATTCTAACTTTATTTTTTCCATTATTTTTTCAACTTTTTCTTGTACTTTTTCGTTGTTTAGAACTTGTATCAATTTTGGTTTAACTGTTATAAGTATATTCTTCTACTTTTATGAAGTTTTAATATGGTTTTATCTTCCATTTTCCCCAATTACAAAGTTCAAAAATTATGTTCCCGTACGGTTCTTTGTGCTGTCTCGGTTGCCGCTGTACTAGGAACCAATTTCAGTGAAGGCAATGGACTAAGTTTAGACGGTTTTGACAAACTAGGCGTCATTTTGTTTGATACTGGAGGTGATGGATTTGAATTTATTTATTTTCACTTCAAAGTAAGTCCGTTAACCTATGCAACATGGACATACTTTTAAGAAAAACAAATCTATTCCTTTCCCTCCCGGCGGCTAGGGCGAAGCTTCGTTACCTCCAAGCTTTGCAGGCGAGCCCGTGGACTCGTCTCCCCTCTGCCTGCCGCTCTGGCGGCCGACGACAAGGCAGGGAGTCTCGGCGCCTCGGTTCAGCTTAGTAGTTTAGCTTAGGTCTTTTTTAGTCCACACAGGTGCAACTCTTCAGCTTGAAGATGGTTTTCCAAGCTTAGATCCTTCCTGAGTTCGTTCGTTGGGATGGAGTCAATGAAGTTCCGGTGTAGATTCTCGCCATCTTCTTGAAGCGATGAGGTTATGATTTCTCGACATGCACACAAGACGGTGAGCTTTGGTGTTATATGTTTCAGATTAATTCAAGGGTTCAATGGTGACTACTGTTGCTCTAGGGCGTTGGGCGTTGCACAAAGAATTTTTGAACGTCATCGACAAGGCTAGGCCAACTCTTGTAAGGAGCGGTGAGGAGCGATGACAACGCGGCTTCAGCGACTCGCTCTGACGTTGGTGGTCGTTCGGTGGTTCAAAGACTTCTATATAGAAGTAATTTTTATTATATATGAGATACTTTATACTTCTCGTGAACTTTATAATCCATTGGGTTCATTtacgcaaaagaaaagaaaaggcatgGGCACACCTTTCCAAGCTCTTGAAACCGTGAAAAGAAAGTAAAGTTTAGATCATGATCCAAAATGTCCCCAACTGACGAGTCATCATGGAAATAAACAGAAGACGATCCACGATCCACATGAAAAAACAACAAACACGAAGCTGCTAGAACGAATCTAAGCGTGACACGTGCAACACTTTTACTCCCCTCCCACCAATCTGCCAATCAGGCCGTCCTTCCACGACAATCTCAAAAGCCGAATCCTCCCAACACGACGCCGTCGCCTCCGCCCCACCCTCCAAACCCGGCGCTTTCCACAAC
The window above is part of the Triticum aestivum cultivar Chinese Spring chromosome 2A, IWGSC CS RefSeq v2.1, whole genome shotgun sequence genome. Proteins encoded here:
- the LOC123191807 gene encoding uncharacterized ATP-dependent helicase C29A10.10c-like, producing MARENESSKQDSEKPCCVLASEPPAAEQEKNPRYPLHSSLKSKDHLTVPLPVFRKPVQNMPEEGEKEYHKGGWCDSEALKEALRVLPFKGYLKDSFNKLSGDLCDCIETLYHDHPRNSETRRSFQCMLEVVELIKILPALINCDKDNSDIWSDELLERKIQDGGDPTLWREELTCVQTNTCNKSKFRLARSLCVQELRYLVDNLDLPNCYSIKEIQFYLLQRVKCILCTVSSSFRLYNVPMDNSPSDICWLVKKSEKLTLDLLIVDEAAQLKECETLIPLQLPGIRQAVFIGDEYQLPALVKSKISDNAKFGRSVFERLSMLGYCKHLLNVQYRMHPKISKFPVVTFYDGKISDGPNVTTKSYEKRFLASKIFGSYSFINVDGGHETTEKHGHGWKNTIEAAAVSRIVQRLFKESFSTGIKISVGVVSPYNGQVREISEKLGKSYDRYDGFSVKVKSVDGFQGAEEDIIIISTVRSNKAGSVGFLTNMQRTNVALTRAKHCLWIVGNGTTLSNSKSVWQKIVKDAQDRDCYFDADEDKDLSNAVFKAVIELDDADNLVEKMDSLDIGKPRSQKSRSKYRS